In Rissa tridactyla isolate bRisTri1 chromosome 2, bRisTri1.patW.cur.20221130, whole genome shotgun sequence, a single window of DNA contains:
- the LRATD2 gene encoding protein LRATD2 has protein sequence MGNQVEKLTHLNYKEVPTADPTGMDRDEGPRIGVSYIFSNDDDELEQQQDSVHDLGGENPALQPYDPQLHEVECSVYYRDECIYQKSFSEEDALPEEGDEGGGGHLSTYTPENLLNRCKPGDLVEFVCQAQYPHWVVYVGDFQVVHLHRLEVVNSFLTDASQGRRGRIANKLYRYKPLSPAVVVRNALEQVGCKDRDLSWRNSECFAAWCRYGKREFKIGGELRIGKQPYRLQIRLGDKRSHTLEFQSLEDLIMEKRRNDQIGRAAVIQELSSHLQAAEEEEEEEEDHNHHHPGARTAVE, from the coding sequence ATGGGGAACCAGGTGGAGAAGCTGACCCATCTGAACTACAAGGAAGTTCCCACGGCCGACCCGACGGGTATGGACAGGGATGAAGGGCCCAGGATCGGGGTCTCCTACATCTTCTCGAATGATGACGATGAGCTGGAACAGCAGCAGGATTCGGTGCACGACCTCGGGGGGGAGAACCCTGCGCTGCAGCCCTACGATCCCCAGCTGCACGAGGTGGAGTGCTCAGTCTACTACCGGGATGAGTGTATTTACCAGAAGAGCTTTTCTGAGGAGGACGCGCTGCCGGAGGAGGGTGATGAAGGAGGCGGGGGACACCTGAGCACCTACACCCCAGAGAACCTGCTGAATCGGTGCAAACCGGGTGACCTGGTGGAATTTGTGTGCCAGGCCCAGTATCCGCACTGGGTGGTCTACGTGGGGGATTTTCAAGTTGTGCACCTGCACAGGCTGGAGGTGGTGAACAGCTTCCTCACCGACGCCAGCCAGGGCAGACGGGGCCGCATTGCCAACAAGCTGTACCGCTACAAACCCCTCAGCCCAGCTGTGGTGGTGCGCAACGCTCTGGAGCAGGTGGGTTGCAAGGACCGAGACCTGAGCTGGAGAAACTCTGAGTGTTTCGCTGCCTGGTGCCGGTACGGCAAGCGGGAGTTTAAAATCGGCGGGGAGCTGCGCATAGGCAAGCAGCCCTACCGACTGCAGATCCGGCTGGGTGACAAGCGCAGCCACACGTTGGAGTTTCAGAGCCTGGAGGATCTGATtatggagaagaggagaaatgacCAGATTGGTAGGGCTGCTGTGATCCAGGAGCTCTCCAGCCacctgcaggctgcagaggaggaggaagaggaggaggaagaccaTAATCATCATCATCCAGGTGCTCGGACTGCTGTGGAGTAG